In the genome of Mytilus edulis chromosome 14, xbMytEdul2.2, whole genome shotgun sequence, the window ctgtataccaattaacattggcctactactaatggttccccttgaactgatctaatcaaaaactaatacatgataacttagcaaaattttcaaagtcaatagatcaTGACTAAAggggcggagccaaattatctacatggaaatgagatatgccaatgcttattcaactgcataccaaatatctttgacctaccacttgtggttcccccagctgggttccccataaactgacctaatcacaaactaatacatgtaaaataagcgaAAGTTTCAGTCAATGGACCATGTCAGACTGATGGGGCAGGTCCAcaaaatctccatggaaatgagatgtgccattgcttatacaactgcataccaaatatgattgacctaccacttgtggttcaccataaactagacctaatcacaaactaatacattgttgactcTTGTCGCcaacgccggaaacagcatacctatgtctcgctttttgactccgccaaggaaagacaaacaaaaattgaatcagtcaatcaattAATCTACCATGTACATGCATTTgcactttatttctatttttacagGCCTGTATATATGCATTTAAAATAGTTTGGACCTGTTCTAAAATGTGTGTGTTTGTAATTCTTGTCTTATCCATTTGAAATACTGAACTAAATCAATACAGAAAACAGATTTTACCACTTTACACTGTATATTACAATATTTATCATCGCAAtagttaaatttaaatattttactattgcTCAGCAAGCTTCACATTTTCAAGATAAAAATTCAACCATCccagtggataaatattgtatattttgGATGgtgtggtagaatctatatacatgtacataccttATGATCACTACTATCAGAATGTTCCTCAGTGCATGTTCCACCAACTACTTCatcagtaaccatggtaactgttGTTTCTGTCGGTGCAGGGAATGCTGGGACATCACCATTTGTAGCCTGTTGTCGAGGAAATGAATATAAAACTTGATGAATGTGTTTGTGGGTCAATAAATCTGTGTTGCTATTTAGAAATTTTCCACAAATTTCACATTTTGTCAGATAATCAGAAGCATGTTCACTCTGATGTGCAGCATAGTCATTCATTCTCTCAAATTGTTTACTGCAAGTTTCACATGTAAATAAAACCTTTTCACCAGTATGGCGACTAACATGTTGCTGAATGGTAGTCCAGTCTATGAATTCTTTCTTACAAAGCTGACAGACATACAAAAACTTTCCTAATTTACCTTCAACTGCTTTGTTACTGCTGATTCCAGAACCATTTTCACTTAAATTCTTTAACTTTGGCTTTTTCAGCGGAGATTTAGATCCTTGTTTGTTTTCACCTGACAATTTTGAATCTTTGACAACCTGTACATAATATAACTCTGTATTACGATGCTTTCTGATATGCTTGACCAGGTCAGATTTTTCTTTGAATTGACCACCACAAGCATTACAAAGATACGGCATGTTTTTTGACCGATAATGAAAGTTTTTATGAGTGTTGTATTTATCTGATCTTTGTGAAATCTTGAAACAATATTCACATTCCCATGGATCTTCCCTGTCTGTGTGCATCCTCTGGTGTTGTTGCAAATGTCCtggaaaacaaaaaaatctttaaaattacaaataaactgTTGACATAGAGATATGACTGGACTGCATGTACTTTTGATAGTATAATGCAAATTTTGGAATTATAATGGTCATACTTttactttaaggtggtacccaacactttcactaaaattagtttggctcgtttaattttcataaaattttgacaaagtatttactttgaccctttgacaaatatataaaaaaaaaaaaaaattgaaccaaccaatttatcagaaaaattacattggttatatagcagtttgacaaatagTAATTTTGATCATtcagaagcttaatattcccttgaaacacaatgtaattaaaacgtttagctgattttacagagttatctccctgtagtgttaggtaccaccttaatatgcAATACACTAAatgtcaatgaaccatgaattaAGGTGCAGGGCCAAGAAATGAGATATGTCATTGCTAATGCAACTGCATACACAATACAATGtattaatattttatcataaatggTTTCCCTTAAATTGATCTAATTGCATactttaatttatatacatgtacaatgtccACAATGGGAATTCTAAAATAAATAGAACATATCTAATCATTGAGGTCCCTAAGATAGTGAAGATATGAGATGACtacatttaatttatatacaatgtacatgtacgtaTACATATCTATGTAGACATGGTAGAAGaaattcataattattttatCATTCTCTTGTTCTTAAAAGTAAGAGTAATTAGTTTCGATAAAACAGGAACATTGTCATTCTCTCAAAATCTGAACTTTTTgctaatatacatgtacatgtatgataaaaaCTTCTTTGCAACTAAATGTTGCATTATTTGTATGTGTTGATGTTTTACTATGTGTATGAGAGGATTACCAATATTACACTAACTTAACATAGGtgttaacttgtatttttgtttttgcagGATTTCAGGTAACacgtttaaatatatatgcaaaatcTTGTTAATATTCATGCTATGTAAATTTACCTTTCTGAGTGTAAGACCTTTCACAAATTGCGCATTGGTAAGGCTTAACCCCAGAATGAACTACTTCATGTCTGTCAAGTCCACGTCTGTCTTTAAACACTTTGCCACAGATATCACATTTGTGTtcggtatttgttttttttctctttaactTCCTTCTTGACAGACATTTTTTCACATGAATATGGTGTGTCTTGGTATCTGTGAATACTGCTTGACACAAATGACATACAAAACAACCAGAATTACTGGTGTCATTTGTCTTTTCTCCAGAATTACAAGTGTCATATTCCTTTTCTCCAGAATTACTGGTGTCATATGCCTTTTCTCCAGGTTTACAAGTGTCATATTCCTTTTCTCTAGGTTTACAAGTGTCATATTCCTTTTCTCCAGGTTTACAAGTGTCATACTGCTTTTCACCAGTGTTAAAACCAAATGTATCATCCTCGTCACTCTGGTCAATATTACAAGTCTTCAATCTCCTAACTGTTTCTTTCCTTTTTCTTCTGTTTCTACTTCTACCTTGGTTTTCTATGATATCTTCTTGAACAGTAGTGGTAAAGGCTGAATTGGTTATTATGCTATTAAACTCAGGTTGAGACAAATTCATTTTCATATTATAGGTTGATATAAATTCACTGACTGGTTCTTTTTTCTTACTGGTCTCCTGACCAGCTTCATGCTCTACAGTCTTCCACAACTGGACAGGATATGGCACACCACACTGTTTATTTGAGATTCCAGACCTAAATTCACACGTTTTCACATCGTCACAATCTTCTGTATCAGAATCATCATTACTTATTTCCTGTCTTGTATTGCTATGGTTACAAACTTCTGAATCCTTATTTTTAGATAATGAAATGTTTTCATGGTACAAATCTTGGTAACTTAAAGTAAATTGATCCTTCATAGAATCTGTATTACCATGGTAACCATTATCTATTTGATCATCAACTGGTTCTGTTTTAATCTCAATCTGAAAGTCAGAATGACCATCTGGATTCCACATTTTTGTCACCAGCTTCTTTCAGTTACAACTCATAACTTGATGTTTGTTGTCATTCTTCATGCCTAAGATCACatcttaaagaaaaataaatgtaacaaCCCATTAGAggatatacataaatataaatatggaaaAACAATGAAACAGAATTTCATAAACACATTTGGCAGGCAagaattaaaatacatgtacatgtatgtaaagtGAGAAATTGTAACATCTTCTCATCAGAATCAATCACCTTCTCACTTGATATGTGTTTGACTAGTGTTATTGTCAGAAATTCAAAACAGGATCTTTTGGGGCTGGGAAAATAATCCTCCCCTAAACAATCATCATAATAATGATTAAGTTACAGTTTCAAAACTTTCATACATAATTAATTAATATTCAATTAATTACATCTGTATTATATTTTTTGAGGGGAGCTTGAGGGGTTCCTAGGTTCTTCctgtatttaattttattatacatgtatatacagttATAGACTTAGCAGGTGaacatgtttatcatgtttaatgtaataaaataaaCTTGAAATAATAATGAGATTAAGAAATAAGTTGCACATATAGCCATTTTGACTTCTATAAATCTtcagaaataaacattttttacttgatgtatatatatgttaatgtATAACAAACTCTGACTATGAATATCATAACTTTGGGCCAATAATCAGAAAAGTTAACCAATAGGTCTCTATATTgcttctgttttctttttttatatataaaatacttgaTGGAGTGAGTATTTATAGTGTAACAGCCTTCCATTCAAAACAGTTTAATTGTACCATGATGGCCCATCATAACCATGTGACTTCTCTCATTTGAATTACTGATGACCAGCAACAAATTTGGAGTTTTATGTCATGTGATTACTGAACTTTATGTCATGTGATTACTGAACTTTCTGTATACatgattttgtattttacatTGTTCAATTTCAATGAGTAACCCTAGTAATATTTTCTACTGAGCattaataataatacattttaaaaatctaaagaAGTTTAATGCAAAATTCAGTGTAGAAATGAAATTTTGTGAAAACGAATAAATTaatataagcattttttttggtatttataaatgtttatgaaaagttttattttcatattttgaaagtcaagaaaaaagtatatattctgtaaacatggtaaatatttATTGGTAAAACTTTTTAGATcctctttattttgtttatactGTCATCATGCTTTAAGCATGAAAAGCTTGCttgtatttttaaataagatGTTGTgaacaagatgtaagtttgtacaaattataatttgcacagggttttgtacaagttataagctTTTTTGACACATACCTTTTTGCACCAGGTGATTAAAGTTTATCTCCTAAAATGTTTCAGTGTActgtctttaatttttatttgcatACTTCAttctaacaaatagtctgttaataAATGTGTGTGTAATGCATAGTTTTctcttttctgataattttttaaaagttctGTGTATCTATAATTATAATCGTAAAAATGAAGATTTGGGTCATCTGGGTCGATTCCAATTAATCCAGTATCTGATCGgtagtttacaaaaaaatgtttcaatggCAGTTGAAgaaattttatcaaggatttgtatagtattaaAGTTAGTTACATGCAATATGTATATGGAcaataatttgctattgggctcgtttcctataactatagaaaagtgataaaaatgtgtattactgtaagaaaagttgtaactacatctaaagatgcctttatttttatcaacatacaagtgtatgctactcttccctagaaaaaaaattgaaattaacaaattttaaagattatacgaccgtatttttgtgtcgtttctcgcgttacttttcgcttccgaagtgcataacgctgactgatttatagataatcgtcaccgtcaaattcgtaacttttgctttcaaataataaagaacatcgaccaacaagaatagtcagaagaaaatgccgagaactataagtatttctgtagcaggtgtaagaacactaACGCTACTTTGGTTTCcaatttcgtaacgcaaattttagatgatgtaatctgctttgttgtaatagaattctttataacaatatgcaaatatgaactctcgcgagatgttcaaacaggtaaatcagagaggatttacattctagttttgttcttcgtaataattaagttagaaaatgacgttatcattatgcgttacatttcaaacgaaacagaagtccagttatttccttttttttattaaaattgtttttgtcgttaagttctaatcatttccggtcatacgtgaaacatgtgactaacatgtgatcacgcccttacggCCGGATGtatgaaatactaggtctaaacattgtttttgtttccaacgggatgttagcaaacataatctgtagacttgtttcgtcttgtttaaaaaaggaaaatacaattttcaaagagattgcgccgggggtctattatttttcctatgtgcataatgttacatacgatcttgtgtgaaaataaatgcccaatgacttgacaaaatcgatttcagatttgacagacgTTATAACACACTTTGTTTCCtgataacgatgtaaagggtccttggaaaattcaatagacattacgtctcttatcattgtgccgatgctcgttagattgattttgcttcagcagtaaatattactggatattttaggtgaataaagataatttaataaaaaatatatgttaatataccgttcatttggaatgtacaaagttggtatctttgtcacaatttttaattattttttttttattcatgttctgcaaacacttttcagaaacgcaataaacttgtcaaaggagaagtaaacttttaccatgcatgacttgaaaggaagtactttattgattttagcccactaaagtaggttaaaatgtggaaaccatgtagatggtgtacaggtcacaaatatcacatggtgcctattttaaagattttaattccaagttaaaagtttttttctttactggatttaaagaactTTACATTgtcaatgatttggaataaattgtatataactggaatttcaaaaccaaatataaatacatttttttggctaaaacatcaagatacaacgactatggtatcctgtatcaatgaagaaaatatggaaatttctgaataaattgtactaattgttttcaaaacaagcacatatttaggagttttataatactgttacatttaagatggattttaagaaaaagtatactgttcagattattttaagcagattttgcaataaaataaaactaaaaaaatgctttcggtttcttatggtttcctgtcgcgtttaaaaaaacctttaatttaacattgaaaatagattttaaatattaacatgaagcaagtaacactagtaatggtgttcatttacgtcttttgaaatatattgtgcaaaataaagaaaataaagattggtttcctgtcacgtaaacggtgaatcaaaatgtattatttttttcttgaaaaactcaattgttccattaatactattctaccaccaacacaacccacagaataaaagttaaagtttaagaacttataaaaaaggatacaaaaagaaaccaaagaccgaataccaaattatggtccatattcaGGTTGATATCTCCCCTATTCATGCTATTTGGAGCTACCCCCCTAATTTTTGCCCAAGAAATTTGTGAGGGTACAGTGGTATCCATGAACAATTCCTAACAGGATGAAAGAAGATATGTCACtatcatattatttaaaataatcacCAAGGACAAATCCTGTACACAAGGAGTGCTAGGACACCTgcaagtctgttattatggtggaggaagccagtggcggatccagaacttttcctaagcgGAGACCCgttgactgacctaaagggggggctccagtcatgcttcaatgattccctatataatcaaccaaattcttcccaaaaaagggggccccctggatccacctatggaAGCTGAAGTTCTACGATAGAACCATTGGGACACAGAGAAACACACAGATAGAACCACCGGGACACAGACAAACCCACAGGGACACAAACAAACCCACAGATGGAACCACCAGGACACACAAACCGTCAGATAGAACCAGTAAATCAGGGGCTATTTCAACCAACCAAGGCCCCTTTAGTTTAAACTCTGGTTCAGGTACCAGAGAAGTGAGTGGGAAGGTCAAAATCACCGTTCTAATGTATTGAAAACCCAAGTACCCCTAGTCAGGATCAAACCTACAAATCttgcttttaattttatgaactttgtaatatttttttcattgaataatatataaaaaaaaaaaaaaattgcgcaGATAATTTAGGTTTCAAAACGAGATATCCGATATCATAATCCATTAGAGTAATGATCCCTTACCTCTTAAACGTCATGACCCCAAATAACCCCTTCAGAGACATCTTGGCTACAGCCGTACAGGTTTGTGACATTGTGTATTTGCTATTTTGATGAACAGATTTTGCTTACATGCAATAAAAGAGGGAATAAAGACTATGTTAGCACACGAAGAGACTTCAAAGCAACTCAGCTTCATGGGGCGTGTCAAAAAACTCATTCTTAGAGAGAATCtacgtttttttcttttcttttttttagccgGAAGCAGTTGAAGATTGATAATACGAGAGCAAACTCGGTTTAGAACTCCGAATTTACTCGAACACTGAGAAAATATCAGCTAGATTATATTCCGCTGC includes:
- the LOC139503706 gene encoding zinc finger protein 700-like: MWNPDGHSDFQIEIKTEPVDDQIDNGYHGNTDSMKDQFTLSYQDLYHENISLSKNKDSEVCNHSNTRQEISNDDSDTEDCDDVKTCEFRSGISNKQCGVPYPVQLWKTVEHEAGQETSKKKEPVSEFISTYNMKMNLSQPEFNSIITNSAFTTTVQEDIIENQGRSRNRRKRKETVRRLKTCNIDQSDEDDTFGFNTGEKQYDTCKPGEKEYDTCKPREKEYDTCKPGEKAYDTSNSGEKEYDTCNSGEKTNDTSNSGCFVCHLCQAVFTDTKTHHIHVKKCLSRRKLKRKKTNTEHKCDICGKVFKDRRGLDRHEVVHSGVKPYQCAICERSYTQKGHLQQHQRMHTDREDPWECEYCFKISQRSDKYNTHKNFHYRSKNMPYLCNACGGQFKEKSDLVKHIRKHRNTELYYVQVVKDSKLSGENKQGSKSPLKKPKLKNLSENGSGISSNKAVEGKLGKFLYVCQLCKKEFIDWTTIQQHVSRHTGEKVLFTCETCSKQFERMNDYAAHQSEHASDYLTKCEICGKFLNSNTDLLTHKHIHQVLYSFPRQQATNGDVPAFPAPTETTVTMVTDEVVGGTCTEEHSDSSDHKGDKEKEDNSFQDKTEGEQKMNSVDNDDTLYNTVSLYMVENCHMESIVATNFRYNVPVTDPSSEQDQADNTCEGNQSEGVDEVDKKINMASNLKNAISTHERRGQFICNVCGMIFDRMNLFRLHAAYCGNIDQKVKVHIVGRKKKYECPICGKLFPDRRGIERHGVVHSGIKAYECVVCGRSYTQKGHLELHMKKHSDNFFERFECPYCFKILEKKDRFVIHKASHMSEFPYTCNVCNSSMRSLQDLYQHFKSHEHHQFYFVENKIGLGTPGEQVPEDSTPIELVSADSTHTVPPIEIFDSDKLQELSNSQLKLREEGQYLCDENHFIFVCQICHKQFQTWQIMLEHVDRHFGMTRQFTCETCNTAFGTVENLKKHLDEHKKDFQNMCTVCKKFFSEEETLKEHFVIHKRFAQKRSFYVKQPNLTKKRRKLKEKQDSSLITSLNHADHVPTFNLELLKTLDNDTS